In the Hordeum vulgare subsp. vulgare chromosome 7H, MorexV3_pseudomolecules_assembly, whole genome shotgun sequence genome, one interval contains:
- the LOC123412755 gene encoding auxin-responsive protein SAUR32-like has product MGVSLLRKQHSSAAGGSSGGPTMPPKGCMAVRVVGPGGRAEEEERFVVPVGYLKHPLFVGLLKEAEEEYGFQQQGAITIPCGVDNFRRVQAVIDSHTHRHGGSAGLLSAGHQHHGSSSGHLHFHLAACFRA; this is encoded by the coding sequence ATGGGCGTGAGCCTGCTCAGGAAGCAGCACTCGTCGGCGGCGGGGGGGTCGAGCGGCGGCCCGACGATGCCGCCCAAGGGGTGCATGGCGGTGCGGGTGGTGGGGCCGGGCGGGcgcgcggaggaggaggagaggttcgTGGTGCCGGTGGGCTACCTCAAGCACCCGCTCTTCGTGGGCCTCCTCAAGGAGGCCGAGGAGGAGTACGGCTTCCAGCAGCAGGGCGCCATCACCATCCCCTGCGGCGTCGACAACTTCCGCCGCGTCCAGGCCGTCATCGACAGCCACACCCACAGGCACGGCGGCTCCGCCGGCCTCCTCTCCGCCGGCCACCAGCACCACGGCTCCTCCTCGGGCCACCTCCACTTCCACCTCGCCGCCTGCTTCAGGGCGTGA